The nucleotide sequence CGCCTGAAAGATCAGCAAGCTTTTCTTTCCAGAGCTCAAGCTCTTTAAAACCGCCGTTGTTGAAAATATCCGGCTCTTCGCCTGAAGCAAATTTCGCTTTAAGCGCTGCACCGTAGTCAGCACCGCCGCCTACTGTTTCAAGTTTAATCTTAATGTTTGGATTCTCAGCTTCATATTCTTTAATCATTGCCTGCAGCTGGTCAGCAATTTCCACTTTAAACTGGAAGAAGTTAAGCGTTACCACTTCATCGCCTGATTTTGAATCCTTGCCTGAATCTCCGCCTGAAGATGATTCTTTAGACGAACAGCCCGCCATAATGCCGAATACGAAAACGAATGACATACATAATAACAGAAAGCGTTTCATTGATGGATTGACCTCCTTGAATCTTTTTATTTTATATAAATTCCTGCAATCTATAAATCAATAGATTGCAGAAACTTTATATCTACTTGATCGAACCTGATGCGATTCCTTTAATAATGTGCTTTTGCAGGAACAGGAAGAAAATCACGACCGGCGTAATGCCAAGCACCAGCGCTGCGAGTCCCATATCCCACTGTTTTGTGTACTGCGCAAAGAATGAACTTGCCGCAAGCGGAATCGTGCGCAGCTCCGCATCCTGCAGAACAAGCAATGGAAGCAGGTAATCATTCCAGATCCAAAGCGTATTCAGAATGACTACCGTTACCGTGATCGGCTTCAGGAGAGGGAAAACGATTCTCCAGAACACGCCGAACTCACTGCAGCCGTCAATCTTAGCTGACTCTTCAATTTCAACAGGCACTGTTTTCACAAACCCGTGATAAAGGAACAAAGAAAGCGGAACACCAAATCCGAAATACATGATAATCAGACCCGGAATGCTGTTTGTCAGACCAAGGATGCCTCCAAGCTTCATCAGCGGAATCATCACCGTCTGGAACGGAATAACCATTGCTGCTACAAACAGGACAAACAGGATTTTGCTGAATCTGCCCGGCGTGCGGACCATTTTCCACGCAGCCATGGAGCTGATGATCACTAACCCAATATTACTGAAAACCGTGATGATAAGCGAGTTCCAGAAAGCCCGCGGGAAGTTGATAACCTCCCACACTTTGGCGTAGTTAGAGAACATAAATTCCTTCGGCCATGCTGCAGCATCTATTAAGATAGCTGCAAACGGCTTAACTGAGTTTACTAGAACGAAGTAAAACGGAATCAGGAAGATCAGCGCAATTGCGATTGCTATGATCTCGAGGACAAATGTTCTGCCTGTATACCGGTTGCCCATTACGCCTCAACCTCCCGCTTCTTCGTCATCATTACCTGTACGGTTGTAAAGATGGCAACAACCACAAAGAACAGAATCGACTTCGCCGTACCAAGACCGTAACGGTTATTCTGGAAGGCTTCCTGATAAATATTAATCGCTACAGACTGAGTCGAGTTGAACGGCCCGCCGCCTGTAAGAGAAATATTTAGATCGAAAATTTTAAACGCCATTGATATTGTAAGGAACAAACAAATCGTAAACGCCGGAAGAATCAGCGGAACAATAATCTTCGTCAATAGCGTCCAAGCAGATGCTCCGTCCATTTTCGCCGCCTCAAGCAGGGAAGTATCCACTCCCTGAAGAGCTGCAATGTAGATGACCATCATATAGCCGCTCGTCTGCCAGGCAAACACGATGACGATTCCCCAAAACGCTGTCGTCTCATCGCCGAGCCAAGGCATTTTGAAAAACTCAAGACCCGTTAAATTTCCGAGTGATGCAAAACCCTTTACAAAAATGAACTGCCAGATAAACCCGAGCAACAATCCCCCGA is from Bacillus sp. FSL H8-0547 and encodes:
- a CDS encoding carbohydrate ABC transporter permease; protein product: MGNRYTGRTFVLEIIAIAIALIFLIPFYFVLVNSVKPFAAILIDAAAWPKEFMFSNYAKVWEVINFPRAFWNSLIITVFSNIGLVIISSMAAWKMVRTPGRFSKILFVLFVAAMVIPFQTVMIPLMKLGGILGLTNSIPGLIIMYFGFGVPLSLFLYHGFVKTVPVEIEESAKIDGCSEFGVFWRIVFPLLKPITVTVVILNTLWIWNDYLLPLLVLQDAELRTIPLAASSFFAQYTKQWDMGLAALVLGITPVVIFFLFLQKHIIKGIASGSIK
- a CDS encoding sugar ABC transporter permease — protein: METKIQTGPVSTKAQMQTVPKKKFKVKSLLVYGAFVGPALLFFLVIQILPFIMGLYYSFTSWNGVSSAVEWVGLENYLKIFTNDPAFFNSFLFTTKFMFAAVIISNVIGFAFALMLNAALKTKNVLRTVFFLPNVIGGLLLGFIWQFIFVKGFASLGNLTGLEFFKMPWLGDETTAFWGIVIVFAWQTSGYMMVIYIAALQGVDTSLLEAAKMDGASAWTLLTKIIVPLILPAFTICLFLTISMAFKIFDLNISLTGGGPFNSTQSVAINIYQEAFQNNRYGLGTAKSILFFVVVAIFTTVQVMMTKKREVEA